The following are encoded together in the Bradyrhizobium algeriense genome:
- a CDS encoding dihydrodipicolinate synthase family protein translates to MNKPVLPMSSLSLKLPTADRSIETYRLAASRTFPAKLEGTLNRVAFSAAHVVADPLADNVPWLTSAIDWDRTIAFREHIWDLGLGVAEAMDTAQRGMGLDWPTSLELIQRSVKAAKAKGNALVFSGAGTDHLAAEDAKSIDDVIRAYEEQIAAVEKAGGRIILMASRALAKLGRSADDYAKVYDRVLGQVREPVIIHWLGDMFDPALSGYWGTADLDRAMDTAVAIINANAAKVDGVKVSLLDKQREIDMRRRLDKNVRMYTGDDFNYAELIAGDDKGFSHALLGIFDAIAPAASYALSRLAAGDAAGFHDVLGPTVPLSRHIFRAPTRFYKTGIVFMAWLNGHQDHFTMVGGQESTRSTLHLAELFRLADKAGLLSNPEMATRRMKTVLATRGIEP, encoded by the coding sequence ATGAACAAGCCCGTCCTGCCGATGTCGTCGCTGTCACTGAAGCTGCCGACGGCGGATCGCTCGATCGAAACCTATCGCCTGGCGGCGTCGCGGACATTTCCGGCGAAGCTTGAAGGCACGCTCAATCGCGTGGCGTTCTCGGCCGCGCATGTGGTGGCGGATCCGCTGGCCGACAACGTTCCGTGGCTGACATCCGCAATCGACTGGGACCGGACCATTGCGTTTCGCGAGCACATCTGGGATCTCGGCCTCGGCGTTGCCGAGGCGATGGATACCGCGCAGCGCGGCATGGGGCTGGACTGGCCGACCTCGCTGGAACTGATCCAGCGCTCGGTGAAGGCGGCGAAGGCCAAGGGCAATGCGCTGGTGTTTTCCGGCGCCGGGACCGATCACCTCGCGGCGGAGGATGCCAAGTCCATCGATGACGTGATTCGCGCTTACGAGGAGCAGATCGCGGCGGTCGAGAAGGCCGGCGGCCGGATCATCCTGATGGCGTCGCGCGCGCTGGCAAAGCTCGGTCGCAGCGCGGACGACTACGCCAAGGTCTATGACCGCGTGCTCGGCCAGGTTCGCGAACCCGTGATCATCCACTGGCTCGGCGACATGTTCGACCCGGCGTTATCAGGCTATTGGGGCACGGCCGATCTGGACAGGGCGATGGACACGGCGGTTGCCATCATCAACGCCAACGCCGCCAAGGTCGACGGCGTAAAAGTCTCGCTGCTCGACAAGCAGCGCGAGATCGACATGCGCCGGCGGCTGGACAAGAACGTCAGGATGTATACCGGCGACGACTTCAACTACGCCGAACTGATCGCGGGCGACGACAAGGGCTTTTCGCACGCGCTGCTCGGCATCTTCGACGCCATCGCGCCGGCGGCGTCCTACGCGCTGTCACGGTTAGCTGCCGGCGACGCGGCCGGCTTCCATGACGTGCTGGGGCCGACGGTGCCGTTGTCCCGCCACATCTTCCGGGCGCCGACGCGGTTCTACAAGACCGGCATCGTGTTCATGGCCTGGCTCAACGGCCATCAGGATCATTTCACCATGGTCGGCGGACAGGAGAGCACGCGCTCGACGCTGCATCTGGCCGAGCTGTTTCGGTTGGCCGACAAGGCCGGACTGCTCTCCAACCCTGAAATGGCGACACGGCGCATGAAGACGGTGCTGGCAACCCGCGGCATCGAGCCCTGA